One Nonomuraea angiospora DNA segment encodes these proteins:
- a CDS encoding DUF4178 domain-containing protein produces MSMTSMVVLGLSIATVLLLLGAFLATMRQDRKGRTSAPPVEVAPVETPLPAPVIAPGHAGTDYTDPRTIRVGDRIEVHGSPRRVLGAMFVSWQGQQWVEYLLRDSARRFQWLSVEAHEGDSPHLEVQLWTDVPTQGMVPAKSTLVMEGVEFSPIERGTAAFRSEGDTGHPERGLLDFADYRASDGRLLSFERIQGQSWTASYAQPLPPGSITIVRRAS; encoded by the coding sequence ATGAGCATGACCTCCATGGTCGTACTCGGGCTGAGCATCGCCACCGTCCTTCTGCTGCTTGGGGCTTTTCTGGCCACCATGCGGCAGGACAGGAAGGGCCGTACGAGCGCGCCGCCGGTCGAGGTCGCCCCCGTCGAGACCCCGCTGCCGGCGCCGGTGATCGCGCCCGGGCATGCCGGCACCGACTACACCGACCCTCGCACGATCCGGGTCGGCGACCGGATCGAGGTGCACGGGTCCCCCCGCCGGGTGCTCGGCGCGATGTTCGTCTCCTGGCAGGGGCAGCAGTGGGTCGAATACCTGCTCAGAGACAGCGCCCGCCGCTTCCAGTGGCTCTCGGTCGAGGCGCACGAGGGTGATTCGCCCCATCTGGAGGTCCAGCTCTGGACGGACGTGCCCACGCAGGGGATGGTCCCGGCCAAGAGCACGCTGGTCATGGAGGGCGTGGAGTTCTCCCCGATCGAGCGGGGCACGGCGGCGTTCCGGAGCGAGGGCGACACCGGCCATCCCGAGCGGGGCCTGCTGGACTTCGCGGACTATCGCGCCTCGGACGGGCGGCTGCTGTCGTTCGAACGCATCCAGGGGCAGTCGTGGACGGCCAGTTACGCCCAGCCCCTGCCGCCGGGCTCCATCACCATCGTCCGCCGCGCCTCTTAG